The Coregonus clupeaformis isolate EN_2021a chromosome 27, ASM2061545v1, whole genome shotgun sequence genomic sequence GGCCTATAATAAAAGCAGCAGaagttttttttcttatttttttttttcttaaataGACATTGATAAAGAGGTAGACAATGAACGGGCTCCAGTCGAGTCCTCCTGGATGGCCAGGCAGCGTCTGTTCAATCGAAGGACTACCCGCTTTGCCAAAAGGCCTGAACGGCATCCTTAACTCCAGTGGTGGCTCATGGAGGGACATCGAAAAAGTCCACAGTAAACGGACAAGCCTTCAGGTCGACATCAGCAAGTCTAGCGTGATCGACTCTCTCGGCCGCAGCAAGCCTGCACGTCTGGACGCAACGCTGCGCAAAGAAATGGTAGGATATTATTCTGTAATcagttgattttattttattaggatatATTTTAGCCCAATGGCTAGTCTTACAAGAGTCCTTAAGAAATGTAAAAACATACAGAAATGTGAAAAACAACAAAAGGAAAGTAAAAACACCAAAACACACAATATTTTGATCATTTCTCACAGCTTTGTCTTTGATTATTGTCAGCAAATAGCACAAATCTAGAGAACATCCTGAAATAATAGGGCAGCAATTTCAGCTCAATTTACCTAAATTTGTTCTTGTTCATTTGTATTCAACTGACAACGTTTATATAGTTAATGTATGAGATTATTGACACAATTATCCGTTCCTGTTGTGTGTCCTAGGTGGGCCTCAGACAGTTGGACATGTCtctgcactgtcagctgtggtcTCTCTATGAGTCCATCCAGGAGTACAAGGGAGCCTTTCAGGACATCTCCAACTCTCTGCTGTCAGAGAGCACCATCACTACAGAAAATGGTTACTCTGAGGAAGAGGATTAttatgaagaggaggaggagggcaactATGGTGATAATGTACCTCAGGATCTACCTGGCACTTCACTGACTCTCCAGCCAACTCAAAACTCCCGGGACCAATTGATCAAAGAGTCTTTCCACATTCCCTTATAAACCAACTAATATTTTTCCTCTGTTTACATAATATAAGCTGTTTCCTGTTCTGTATAGCcgtttaattatttattatacTTGTACCCAACTAGCTAGGTTATTGGCAGAAGGACATTTTGATGATCTATCTCCATCACAAAAGGAGCTGACATTTTCTCCAACAACCTTGTTACTATACAATACATCATTAAAAAGACCTTGCTAATTGATTTGGACTAATTGTGCCTATCTTGAAAACAAAAGCCATATTTCAAATACCTGATGAATTGGAGGTATTTGAATTTGGTGTAACATGCCTCTAATTAATTTAACATATTTCATTGGTATCCAATCATACTTGTACTACGCTTGAAGATTGTTTAAGTGGCAGTGTCTGATGTCAAAGGCCTAGGATTGTAAAACAATGTATTTTTCTTTAAGTATTATTTTTTTCTCTACAATTCTAAGATTGAATGTAATCTTAGACATGTAGCCACATACACACAATGTCGGTATTACTCGTTTTTGTTTGTTGTGATGGGCAGTTTATGGATTGAGCTTTTTTATTATCTTGGCCTAAAAATACAAATGCGATGGACAGTAACCATGTGTTATAAGTTATAACTCTACAGTACGTCAATTGTCCGCTTATGGGTCCAGCTCAACTGTAATTTATTGGTTTGGAAAGGGGTTATTGACATACTCTAACCACTAGATGGCAAAATGTGTTGTGACAGATATCAGCATCTGTTCCATATGTAGAAAACCTGAACATTTTTGTTTCCCAAGGTGAAGTCAGAAAGCCCTTCAGTTCCAAAAACGGTACTTTTGTTCCTGTGTTTCTGGCTCACGGCAGAGTATGCATTTTGATAACCATGGAAGTGTGCCTTTTTGATAACCATGGAAGTGTGCCTTTTTGATAACCATGGAAGTGTGCCTTTTTGCATCTAACTATTACTTACAGTATCTCACAGGATAAGTTATATGTGGATGCCATTGATATCATTGGTTAGCCCTTTCAAGCTCTATGACTGTACTTGTTTTTGATTCATGAGAGCACCACTCTGACTGCCTGGCCATTATAAACAAACCATTCCAGCCACACATGGGCTTATTAGGCAAtgatccctgttctctccccagggtagcagGAGGAGTCCAGAACAGTAGATGTAAAACATTCAAATACCATCATCATGCATTCCTTACAAACAGAATTAGACCTGAGCATCTAGTATTTCTACTTATTTAGTGGTTGAAAGAGAATTTGAATAAAACATTATAAAAGTAATGTTTAAACTTGAAACACCATCATGTTTAGTGTAAAGGAAGGTTAGAGGGATACAACCCGGATATCATTGGTAATTTATCTTGCTAGCTTGCCATCATATTTAGTATAAAGGGAAGTTGTATGGCAACCCATGTCTATTTTTATCAGAGCGgcaagtacactcttagaaaaaaaggttctatctagaacctaaaagggttattcggctgtccccataggagaaccctttgaagaaccctttttggttccaggtagaaccctttttgagttccatgtagaaccctttacacagagggttctacatggaacccaaaatagttctacctgggaCCAAAGAGAGTTCTATCTgggaccaaaaagggttctcctatgggtacagccgaataaccattttggaacccttttttctaagagtgtactgctTAACACAAAGTAACTTTTGATGGTAATTACAGGAATAGATCAACTCTACCCTTGAGCAAGCTACTTTATAGATCCACTAACCACCAGGAAATGACTAACTGAAAACAGGAAGCCCCATACATGCCTCAGACATCCATTATCCTTTCCCTAATAGTCACAGTGCAAGGCCACTTTACTGCAACCTTTGTTTGTATTTTCGTAATAACAGTCTCTGAATTCTTATTACCATTGGTGGTCAGTTCCCATTTCAATCATTTAATTTACTATTCATATAGCAACAGAACGTTAAAACAGGGGTGAGAGCTTTTGCATTCCTACTACATCATTGTCAGACTGATAAATGACAGACATTACTTCCATCCACTCAGCTGACAGCAGGATCTGTATCATCACGATGATGATGATGCCCTGACATAAACCAGATACTAGGAAGCAGGGCAAATATTTTCAAGAGTGGTATAACTTCTAACAAATTTTTCCTCTCACTATG encodes the following:
- the LOC121542109 gene encoding leucine repeat adapter protein 25; this encodes MNGLQSSPPGWPGSVCSIEGLPALPKGLNGILNSSGGSWRDIEKVHSKRTSLQVDISKSSVIDSLGRSKPARLDATLRKEMVGLRQLDMSLHCQLWSLYESIQEYKGAFQDISNSLLSESTITTENGYSEEEDYYEEEEEGNYGDNVPQDLPGTSLTLQPTQNSRDQLIKESFHIPL